The Clupea harengus chromosome 13, Ch_v2.0.2, whole genome shotgun sequence DNA window tgtgtgtgtgtgtgtgtgtgtgtgtgtgtgtgtgtgtgtgtgtgtgtgtgtgtgtgtgtgtgtgtgtgtgtgtgtgtgtgtgtgtgtgtgtgtgcttgtgtgtgtgtgcttatgtgtgtgtgtgtgtgtgtgtgtgtgcttatgtgtgtgtgcttatgtgtgtgtgtgtgtgtgtttgtgtttcaatgTAACTAAAGTCTCCTCTATGTTTTACCCTCCAGGAGATTAATCAGAGGCCTTTTTGGGTGGTGAGTGTGACTGTCATTCTAAGcattcactttcattctctcctcacTACAACGTGATGCTAACCACACTGTCTTTTTTCGTTCCAGTTTCCAACCAACGAAAGCGATGACAATCTAATGTTAGCGCACCAGTTTGAGAAAGCGTGCAGGGCTGTTGGCGAACGGGTGAGGTTCGTCTGCACTGTAGTGAACAGTGACAGACAGCTAGTCCTGGCCACCAGGTTCTTCAGACCTCTCCCACCTCCACCAGAGATCCTTAAGCGTGATGGGGATGATCACCACAAGGATAAGAGCCAACTTACTTTCTTGGTAAAGCACGtaaccagcagcacacacaggagTTGATATTGTATTGACATTCAAGTAGAAGGTCAAAAAACTGTCTGCATTATGAGGATTAATGCACTATTAATCCAAtgcatataaatgtatgtatgtgtatataagcACAC harbors:
- the LOC116223106 gene encoding protein CC2D2B-like; protein product: MAPLLLGYEWSSNVSHHGNSKEEASYLSVFITLDPPITSKEEPSVTEINQRPFWVFPTNESDDNLMLAHQFEKACRAVGERVRFVCTVVNSDRQLVLATRFFRPLPPPPEILKRDGDDHHKDKSQLTFLTP